The sequence below is a genomic window from Lolium perenne isolate Kyuss_39 chromosome 4, Kyuss_2.0, whole genome shotgun sequence.
ttccctcttaagaaaggtatggaacacttccctagaaagagaatgaggttaccttttgattctattattagaacaaattatgatgttgatgctttatctcttgataatacttgaattacactttttgcgcctagctgaaaggcgttaaagaaaagcgcttataggagacaacccattattttatttctgcaatttatgttttatatttgtgtcttggaagttgttactactgtagcaacctctccttatctttactttattgcattgttgtgccaactaaagtctttgatagtaaggttgatgctagatttggatttctgagcagaaacagatttctagctgtcacgaatttgagtagaactctctgtaggaaactcagaaaaatctgccaaaattcatgagtgatcctcagatatgtacgcaactttcattcaatttgagcttcttcatctgatcatgttaagtgcctctaaaaaattcgtctttacggactgttctgttttgatagattctgccttttatttcacattgcctcttttactgtgttgaatggatttctttgctccattaactttcagtagctttgggtaatgtccagaagtgttaggaatgattgtgtcctctctgaacatgtgaatgtttgattatgcactaaccctctaatgagtttgttttgagtttggtgtggaggaagttttcaagggtcaagagaggaggatgatataatatgatcaagaagagtgaaaaggctaagcttggggatgcccccgcggttcatccctgcatatttcaagaagactcaagcatctaagtttggggatgcccaaggcatccccttcttcatcgacaacttatcaggtcacctctagtgaaactatatttttattccgtcacatcttatgtgctttacttggagcgtctgtatgcttttatttttgtttttgtttgaataaattcggatcctagcattctttgtgtgggagaaagacacgctccgctgtttcatatgaacactggtgttcttagctttacttttaatgttcttggcgaaggttgaaaaccgcttcgttcattgctatttggttggaaacagaaaatgcttcatgtggtaattggtatatggtcttgaataatttgatatttggcaattgttttgagctctcaaatagaaaatgtttaagctcttgcgtcatgtagtttaaacctattagtggagaattactgtagagcttgttgaaatttggtttgcatgattggtctctctaaaagtctagatattttctggtaaaagtgtttgaacaacaaggagacagtgtagagtcttataatgcttgcaatatgttcttatgtaagttttgctgtaccggttcatacttgtgtttgcttcaaacaaccttgctagccaaagccttgtactgagagagaatgcttctcgtgcatccaaaaccttgagccaaaacttatgccatttgtgtccaccgtaactacctactatgtggtatttcccggccattccaagtaaattgcttgcgtactacctttaaaatttcattccttgtctttgcaatacatagctcatgggaaaatagcttaaaaactattgtggtattgaatatgttgcttatgtatcttatttcttataagttgcttgttgagcggcaaccatgtttctggggacgccatcaactgttacacctttgttgaatatcatgtgagttgctatgcatgttcgtcttgtctgaagtaagggtgatttgtcatgattaaatggtttgagtatgcatattgttagagaagaacattgggccgccaaccaaagtcatgtatcatggtggaagtttcagtttggacattaatcctcaatctctcatgagaatattatctgttgttgaatgcttaagcattaaagaggagtccattatctgttttctatgttgtcccggtatggatgtcctcaagttgagatctatcaaaaacgagaaatcaaatgtgatctatctccttggacctttgtacatgtgacatagaggtacccctttgtgacacctggttgaaacatatgtaatgcaatgataatccatggaaatccgagctaattatgacaaggtgcgagcactattggtattcgatgcatgaggcttgcaacttataggatgttttatgcataacacatatgaattattactacctttgacaaaattgtttccatattttcaaaataaaaagctctagcacaagagtaatccctgcttccctctgcgaagggccattcttttactttatgttgagtcagtttacctacttctttctatcttagaagcaaacacttgtgtcaactgtgtgcattgattcttacatacttgcttatttgcattcatcatattactttgtgttgacaattatccgtgagatatacatgttgaagttgaaagcaactgctgaaacttatatcttcctttctgttgcttcaaaaccttctattaagaatctattgctttatgagttaactcttatgcaagacttattgatgcttgtcttgaaagtactattcatgaaaagtctttgctatatgattcagttgtttagtcattatctttaccattgctttgaatcacttcattcatctcatatgctttacaatagtattgatcaagattatgatagcagcatgtcacttcagaaattatccttgttattgtttacctactcgagggcgagtaggaactaagcttggggatgcttgatacgtctcaaacgtatctataatttcttatgttccatgctagttttatgacaatactcacacgttttatatacactttatatcattttgatgcattttccagcactaacctattaacaagatgccgaagcgccagttcctgttttctgctgtttttggtttcagaaatcttacacaggaaatattctcggaattggacgaaacaaaagcccacggtcttattttgcacggagccttccagaagtccgaagaggagacgaagaggggccacgaggcggccaccccacgaggcggcgcggtgggccccctggccgcgccggcctatggggtgggcccctcggccgcctcccgactctgcccctagtacggagagccacgatacgagaaaagttactgtgacgccgccgccaatcccatctcgggggattcaggagatcgcctccggcaccctgccggagaggggaatcatcaccggaggactctacatcatcatgcccgcctacggattgatgcgtgagtagttcatccttggactatgggtccatagtagtaggtagatggttgtcttctcctcttgtgctatcatgtttagatcttgtgagctgcctatcatgatcaagatcatctatttgtagtgctacatgttgtgtttgttgggtccGATGAATAttatcaagttgattattgatctatcatatatgtgttgtttatgatcttgcatgctctccgttgctagtagaggctctggccaagttgatacttgtgactccaagagggggtatttatgctcgatagtgggttcatgcctccattgaatgcaggacgatgtgagaaagttctaaggttatggatgtctttgttgccactagggataaaacatcaatgctttgtctaaggatatttgtgttgattacattacacacagtacttaatgcaattgtctgttgtttgcaacttaatactggaaggggtgcagatgctaacccgaaggtggactttttaggcatagatgcatgctggatagcggtctatgttctttgtcgtaatgccctaagtaaatctcatattagtcatcatgatatgtatgtgcattgttatgccctctctatttgtcaattgcccaactgtaatttgttcacccaacatgctatttatcttattggagagacaccactagtgaactgtggaccctggtccattcttttacatctgaaatacaatctactgcaatctctgttctcagttgttcttcgcaaacaaacatcattctccacaccatacgtttaatcctttgtttacagcaagccggtgagattgacaacctcactgttaagttggggcaaagtattttgattgtgttgtgcaggttccacgttggcgccggaatctctggtgttgcgccgcactacactccttcaccaacaaccttcacgtggccttcatctcctactggttcgataaccttggtttctttctgagggaaaacttactgttgtgcgcatcacaccttcctcttggggttcccaacgaacgtgtgcatcacgcgccatcaatgcTCTAAGGGTATCTTGGCCTTTTTTACCTGAACGGATCGAGGCTGTCTGAACATGTTCGTGGACAGGACCATGGACCAACGACGCGACTCAAACATATTGAGCATGGCGAATCTGTCCACGATGACACATTTGTATCATAAATTTAGGATGGGAATGCGGTAGCGCGGACCTCACGTGGGTCCTCATCTTGACCTCCTCGGGCCTTCCTGCCAGTGGCACATAAGCAAGTCCCTCTCCCGCCACTCGTATAGGATTTTAGCCGGCTCAGCTGCGGCAACCGTAGCATGCGATGGAGGAAGCATTTGCGGCTCCCATCACCATAGCCACCCCCCAGGCGCAAGGCAGGACCAAGGCCCCGGCCAAGCCGAAGAAGGATTTAACACCGCAGCGTGCAAATGAGACTAAGTATAAGAAGCACGTTGGTCAGCGCAAACGCCGCGAAGGCAAGAGTTGTCGAACCAGCAACCACTAACGCAGCAAGGAAAAGGCCTGGCTCATCCCGACCCTTAAGACCAAGAGCAACACCGACGTCATCACCTCTTAGGACGCCTCCCAACCCGTTGTTGTGATCAAGCAGGACCTGCTCACCGTCGCCATGGGCCAAGTCCAAGGTGGCGGTGACGCCTCTTCGACAACCTCTTTCTCATCCACATGCGCACAACCGCCTCTTGAACCCTGGACGCCGTCGACAACGACGGAGGCTTTGTGCACTATCCAGCATTAGCCCACTCCCTCCCGGCTCGATGGCTCATCATCGTTGACGCTGGAGACCTCGCCATGCCAGGCGGCTCGACAGTGCCTACGGCCTACCATCAACCTCAAGCACACTCTTGTGGCCGATGACTCAGGGGCAGGGACTGGCAACATGATACGGGAGATTATGTTGGCGTACATGTATGAGCCCCGCAACTTGCTTGACAAAATGACAtgccctacatctggcaacatagTATGGTTGAAACAGCCATTTCATCCGTCCATTTGCATGTGAAACCAGCGTGTGAAGTCCAATTATGCGTAGGACTACTATATTGAAAACAGTTGTGCCTTCATGCACAACATGACCAATTGGACGACTATATCAGGCGCGGACCTTGGGCCGAttctttgggggggggggggagggctgGGGGCGAAATAGGCTTGCTTTGATCATTATATGGCCACATACTGGAATATCCTTTGGTATTTTTTGCTgggctggggggggggggggggggcgacggCCCATTTCGCCCCCAAGAAGGTCCCCCAGTGCACTATATGGACGATGATCTAGGGACCAAGCAAGAAATTCAACAAGAGGGGTTCACTATTGATGGAAGCCATTGTTTGAGCAAGATGGTGACCCTATGGACGATGCCACATATATGGAAGATGATGGCGATGATATGGATGATGCCTAGCAACAAAAAAAGAGAGCCAAAGAACCAAGGATTCATGGTCAAGCAAGACAAGTACCTTTTAGCCAAGATTCAGTATGCGACGCTAGGAAAAAACGAGGGACGTATTGGTTTAGGGTTCTTTTCGTGAGCGTTGGAAGTTCTCTCCCTACAATATTTATAGTGATCGAAGCCAAGTATCAATTCAAAATGGATGGACATTCATCCAAGTGGAGTGTAACAATTTTTGCGGTGCAAACAAGCATGTGCTACGGCGGCCGTGAGCGGCATCTATGTCGAAGACATGGTAAAACCTCGGCCATTTTAAATATGGCAATATACATTGTGTACATGAGTGTATCTAATGGATTGCATATGCGTGAACTATATAATTCCATAATTAATGACAATTTATTAGCTATTAAATTTAGTTATTAGTGTTAACTTTTTTCATGTGTTGGACAATTAGGTAAAATGGAGACAACACTTGCTAGCGTGGACCAAATGAATCTAGCCGCTGGGTTTGCCCTCGCCACCAACATACCACCCGGAAAATCTATCCGTGGACGATCTAAAAAGACCAAAGCAAATACATTTCATGTTCAAAATAATTCGGGGCGGAGATCAGTAAAAGTCTACAAATAAAAGAAATCAATAATGGTCGCGCTGACGAACATGTCAGCTGCCAATCAGAATCCCAGTCCTGGCCACCGCCCCCTGTTCCTCCACCCCTCCAACATTCGCTAGTCGCCACGCACGCACTGCCCACAACGCAGTCGCACATCCCTATCTTGTTCATACGTTACACTTTTCCTTCAAAACCTTCCTCCTTTTCTCCCTCTCCGACGACGCGGCAAGTCTGCCCGGCCGACAGCCGTTCACACCCCTGCCCGGAGATGGATCGCGGCCAGATCGCGCTGCTCCTCCTTCCGCTTCTGCTCTTATCGGCCGCGCAGCCATCTCTGGCTCAACAGAGCAACAACGGCACGAGCAGCCACCGCTCCAGAACCGCCGGCGGGTTCACGCCGACCACCGCCATCAtactcgtcgtcctcatcgccgcGCTGTGCCTCCTCACCGTCTTCTCCCTCTACATCAACCGCTGCGCCCGCGCACACCCTCTCCCGCGCCGACCGTCCCGCCGCGCCGCACCTGACCAGTCCGTCGGtgacatcgccgccgccgccggcgtccgCGCCGACCAGTGCCGCCCGAACGGCCTCGACCGGGAGGTCGTGGAGGCCTTCCCCACGGCCGTCTACGGCGACGTGAAGGCCCGCATGGCGACGACCAAGTCGGGCCCGCTGGAGTGCGCCGTCTGCCTCGCCGAGTTCGCGGACGCCGACGAGCTCCGCGTCCTCCCGGCGTGCTGCCACGTCTTCCACCCGGACTGCATCGACCCGTGGCTCGCCGGCGCCGTCACCTGCCCGCTATGCCGCGCCGATCTCAccgagcccgccgccgccgggagcGCCGACCTGACGCTGACGGGGCGGCAGGAGATGGCCGTGCAGGAGGAGGAGCCACAGGAGGCCGACGAGGAGTCCTCGGTGGTTTCTTTCACCGCTGAATCTCTCAGCAGCTTCAGCACGGTATGGAGGCACGAGTTCACGGGCGCCGAGTACAACCACTACCGGAGGACGCAGTCGGCCATGGACGCGCCCGACCGGCACACTCTCAGGCTGCCGGAGCACGTCATGAAGGAGCTCGCCGCCGTCCGGAGGCACAGGCGGGCAGCCAGCCTCGCCGCGGAGTACCCGGACACCGTGGATCAGAGGACGCCGGGGTGGCTGACGTCCTTCTTGCGGTCCATGTCATGGCAGCGACAGCGTCGGGCGGACTCCGATGCCGGGGAGGAacaaagcggcggcggcggcaacaaACGGATTTATCCGGTGACCGGAGCGCCGAGCGGATCGGGATCCGGTGGGGACGAGAAGAAAGACAGCTCCGACGTTGACGCGTTAAACCGGGTTTGACCTCTTCGTTCTTGCGTGTAATCTTCGTCTGAGTTCCTTATGCACTGTGCATCGGTATAAAATATGGCGCAAACATTTTACCTGCAAAATAGGAAAATTTAGACCTGAACACATTGTTGTACCCCGCAAACCCTTGCTTGCGATCGCCATGGATTTGTGCACATGGAGCAGATTGTTTTGGGATATGAATTACAGGGTCTCGAATTAATTCTGCCAGTTTGTTATGCGCTCATAAATTTATCATCTTTGTAGAGCCATGGGAAAATGCCCCCATGTCGCCTCCAAGGAACCATTCCCCTAGCAAAACCCTAGCCACAGCTGTCGCAACTAGAGGATGCATGGAAGAGTGAAAATGAGGCGTCGGGAAGTGAGATGGTAGAGTCAACGTAGGAGGGGTAGATAAAGGGCGAGGAACGCAGTACGTGAGGGGGAGCCAGCATCACCAATGATGCGTGAGAAAGCTGCACTAACGACGTGTGGGAATTTGCAGGGCCCGCATGTGAAATCGATGTGACGGGTGGGTGACAACATTAAATTTAGCCTGACTAGCCCATGTGGACCATTGAAAGTTTAAAACCCACTGCTGACGGGTAGGCAGACGTTCACGTGAACTTACCCTGAAGCCGGTGGCGGACCCAGCTCAAAATTCTAGTGAGGGCTTAGTGAGTGGGGGAGGGGGACTTATTCCTTGGCTAAGTGGGGGTCCAATTAGTAAAATAGTAAGCTTCAACACtgtaaaacaaaaaaattacttGAAGCCTAGGCTCCCACTGGGCCCAACATGGGTCCCCCCCTGAAGCCATAGGGGCATGTCCCGGCACTCCCTAGGTTCGGGGTTGATAAGCGGTGCCAAACATATTTTACGCTTCCCCGAACCGATgccccctcccctccctccccccccccccccccccccccccaacagtTAGCCGATTTACCTCGTTTCATAATGGCAAGCAATTCATTACTTCTCATGGCAAACTTTTATTATTATTTGCCAATGGTGAACGTCCTTCCTTGGATAATATTCCATTCGCCATTTCACGCAGCAAGTGTGCCAACTTATTTCGCCATTGGTCGAAGGCAGACTTCCCAGTCCCAAGCGATACTTTCAATGGAACAAATGACTAGTGTCTAACAACAAGGATGAGAGCATCAAAACCCGATACCTTCATGATTTTGACACCATGGCCATACTGATTCGTTGGAGGATCTGGAAAGAGAGGAACGTCAGGATTTTCCATCAAGAATACAACACAGTAGATCGAGTGTTTGAGATGATCATCGAGGAAATCCAAACCTGGAGGGTTGCAGGGTGCATTATAGCTCATTAACTGAGTCCGGGATGCGCTAGTTTCTTCGAAGATGCGCTACGAGGGTGCATCATAGTTCATTAAGTGGGTCCTCGTTCCTCCTCCGTTTTGTAGTTAGGGCTTGTCTGTTATGGTGCGTCGTTGGGGTGTGGGAGCGGTGCCCGGCAATAAATCTGCCTCAACTCCACTCCCACACCGCGACGACCTTCACGGCGGCGTATCGGAGTTGTTGGCAACGTGTGCTTGTCGATCTTTCAGGTGGACATCTTGGTCTTCTCGCCGTTCTTCAGATCTGGCGAGATTTGTTTCTCGACGTGTCACTGTCGTTTGTCGTTCTCCATGACGGCGTTGGGGGCCGGGGCGAGGTGGTTCTTCTGGAGCGAAGATGTTGGTCCGAAGGTGGTGGATATGCCGTTCTTCTCCGACTTCGTCGATGGGAGGTGGCGTATCTTGGTCCAAGACAGCACGGGGACGTCCGCTGGTCGACTTGCCACAATGACATGTGCCTCGCTGCTTGCAGCAAGCctgttcatcgactcacaaagcctAGTTGGCGATGGTGCTTTTTTTGGATCTTGCAACGGTGGAGGCTCGGCGTCTCTTCTTGCGTTCGTCTCGGCGGTGTTGGAATTGGATGGCGGCCGCTGACTACGGTGGTTGCAGGAAACGCTAGGGATTGTTTTGTATTTCTCGATCTATTAGGATTTTATCTGCAAATTCAGGATAATCATTTTATTCCGGTTTGTCTTTTAGTTTCCACATGTGTTATTTCATGTAACTTAGTTTTCGGTTAAGGAAATATGTTGTTGCTCTCAAAAAAAAAGTGGGTCCTAGGCTCTTTGTGTCGAGACTGTTTTCTCATTTTTTTTTGGCTGCCTGCTTTCTGCGGGCTAATCTCAAACCCACGTAGACTTTTTTTTTGTACTACTTGTACAACTTCCTCTTTTCTTCTTAGTAAAATTCAGCCACCGGCCCTTCGAAAAAGAAAGATAATATTCCATTCGAAATGCCAGAGGTCATCTCATTTAACGTGCTCCCGTTATTTGTTCTTTTCCAAAGGTCAACTCATGTTAGACGCTATCCATCGGAAATCGGAATGATGTATAGGATGGCAGCGGTAGCTTGCAGCTACCGAATTCTGTTGCTAGATATTTCGGTTCGCTCCATTCAAATTGAAGTCCAAACATTTTTCCTTTCTTCGAAACACGAGCAAACACAACATCCAGAAAGAAGAGAAAGAATCGCCTTCAGTCCAATTAGTCGTACAAATAGATACGAGCAATAAGTAAACGTCTAAAGACATACGAAGATCAAAATCGGTGTACAAATTACTTGcacacaaacaaacaaacaaagccaccgccatcaccaccgcgtgCGAGCCTAACCGCTTGAAGCCACTCTCCCATGCATCCGTGTCTGAAGAGCGAGCATCATATCCCTCTTGCCCTTCGATCCGAATGGCAAAATCCAGAGAGAAACCATCCCTCCGGCCTCACGTATGCTTTACCAGATGCCCCGGCCGATATTTGCTTTTTTCCATCAGCGCACCTCCGACCACTTGTCCATGCGCGTGCTTGCGACCAAGGCCTGCCAATGGCGCAAGAAAAAACATATCAGCGCTAGTTCGTACTAACACCCAATCGTGATGCAAATATTCGCAAAAAACTGGATGGGCTCGCTCACCTCCTTCTCCCAGTCGCACCGTATGGTTATGATGGCCAGAATCAGGGTCTGGACAGCGGTTCCGCCGATCATGCCTGCCCAGATCCCCTGCAAAAAAAGAAACAAACAGTTAGCGCAGCAACAAAAAGAGACTTGACGACAGTTCAAGACGCCAAGGTTGAAGATAGATGTAGGCCGGGtctaaaaaaaaaagagatgTAGGCAGCTCGTACCAGGACGCCAAGGTTGAAGAACCAGCCGAGTAGGATGCCCAAGGGGAGGCCGATGATGTAGTAGCTGCCGATGTTGACGTAGGCCACCATGGACTGCCACCCAGACCCAACAGCCACACCTGCATTTCACAAAGTACATCAGTTTTAGTAATTTAGAAAGCCCATACGTCAGAAAACACTGTGCTACCGGGCCTAGATAGCAAAAGCAATCTAGCTGGGCTTTCGTACCTGAGAGCACGGGCTGGATGCTGTTGAGGAGGATGGTGAAGGCGAGCAGGATGGCGAGGTTGTTGACGGCGTCCAGCACGACGGCGCTGGAGGTGAAGATAAGCGCGAACTTGTCGTGGAGGCCCATGACCAGCACCCAGAAGAATAGCCCGATCACCAGCGAGGTCAGCGTCGCCACGATCGTCGCGAACCTCGCGCCCTTCCCGTTCCCGGCGCCCAGCTCGTTCGCCACCCGAACTCTGCAAATTCACGGCCGATATATGCTAAGATTAGTATCCTGCAATCTGCGTCAAACTGCCCAGGAGATCAAGACCAACAAGAAAGTAGTGCGTGCGTACCCAGTGCCCGCGAAGAACGCCAATGGAATCATCATCTCCCATCCGTTAATCGTCATGCTGTCCACGcccaagaaagaaaaaaagaaaacattTGCATCGTCAGAATGACCTTCGATCAAATTAACAACATTCCTCTGGTAATTACAATTAGCTAGTTATCTTCATGGATGAAAAGTAGATCACCGCTTACCAGATGGAGAGCGCATCCACCGCGATAGCCGCGTTCTTCAGGTTCCCGGTCAGAAGGACGAGTATTCTGTAGTACCAGTTCTCGAGGCTggtacacacaaaaaaaaaacttggtgTCAGTGGATATAGAGATGAAACATTGGAACGTTAATTTATCGACCGTCGTCATCTGGAAATTATGCTTATCTATGCGCATTGGGTCTGACGCCCGATTGCCGGGAATCAATCAGCAAAAACACAGGCGCATCGCAGATGTTAGTCAGGTTTACATATGGCCCATGCAGTCGGATGTCCTAGGCGGCTAGGCGCACTCTATAATTAACTAAGACGTGCAATGGTAAAATGGAGCACACGCAgagtatcacgaattaccatagcATGACCCCTGACGCGGTGGAGAGCTTGACGAAGTCCCAGATGTCGGCCAGCGCCTCGAAGGAGAAGCCGTGCCACGTCTCGGGGCAGCCGCCGCAGGCAACGTAGGCGAAGAGCATGGCGCCGGTGGCCCACCATGAGAAGTTGAGCGTGAGGGCGATGCCGACGAGCCCGTACCCGAGCTTTGTGATGAAGAGCCAGCTGACGAAGAGGTGCACGCACAGCGCGATCCCGGAGACGGCGGCGTTGATGAAGTTCTTCATCTGGCACTGCAGGAACCGCTGCAGCGGGAACATGAAGGCGAAGGAGAAGTGCAGCGGAATGAACCACACCGAGACCTTCCCCGCCATGGCCGACAGCTCCGGGGACTGCCCCGTCAGCAGGAGCACGTCCTCCGCGTAGAGGTACatggggaggaggaggacggcacACCCGAACAGCACGATCCACGAACGCTGCATGTACACGCCCATCATGTGGTACTTCTTCGCGCCGAACGCCTGACCGCACAGCGTCTCCAGCGCGCTCGCCATGCCAAGCTGCAACACCAGCAGTTAATCCACAGTTAGATACAAGCAGTGTCAATATTTGGTTTGGCGATGATAAGATACTGATAGCGATAGTAATCAATCTCGTCTGTATTTTCAGACGTGGAGATGACCAGGGCCATGTACTTCCTCAGTGTCGACAGTAAATCATCATGTATTCAGGTTCACCTCGTAGTTAAAGAAAGGTGATTTCATTTTTACCTGTCGAATATATGCACGTGCAGGGATATATGCACCTCGTAGAGTAGTAGTTCAGGAATATATGCACCTCGTAGAGTCGTAGTTCAGGTATATATAATGCGACTGCTACTACATCCACAGGCCGGCAGTCTAATGGAAACGTCTCGTTGATTACTGTCCGCACACCAGATGAATCAAACTCGACAAAAGGCGGTGGAATTGATTCCATCCGGAGCACCACAAGACGGAAAGAAAAGGCTAGCTAGCAGTGCAGAGCAACTTTCAGATTAACATAGCTGATCCTTCTGGACTTCTGGTATGGTGCCTTCTCAGTTGCCACATTAGATTACCATGATGGAAGAAGAAAGTTGTGTAAGCAGATATGCTTTCTGCATATGCATGCCAATCAATTTCTTACACTATAAAGAGAATGCACTAGAAGTGTATGGTCGGCAACCAGAGCACTGGATGGTTATCATAGTAAATCTGATCCAACCATACATATATTTCTCCACGAAGACAATCGATCACCCTGGTCCCTATATTGGTGATATGCTGATTTGGAGACCTGATCCCTCCCGGTACCTTTCAGATTAATATAGCTGATCCTTCTGGAATTCTGATCTGGTGCCTTCTGACATCGATCGACGATGGAAGGAGAAAGTTGTGTAAGCAGATGTGCTTTCTGCGTATACAACTATCTCCTTCAGTTGGGACAGGCATTTCCTCAAGTGTGTGGACTGTAGACACAGCACAGTCATGATATGCATGCCAGTAATTTCTTACACTGTAAACAGGATGCACTAGAAGTGTAGTAGTTCCCAACCGGGACCCCGGAGGGAAACATAAATCGCATCCAACCTTCCATATATTTATCCACGAAGAGAATCAATCACCCTGGTTCATATATTGGAGAAGTGCTGATTGCCTGATTGGGAGACATGATCCTTCTGGTGCCTTCTCACATAGTAGTAGAGTACCACGTTGGATCGAGGAAGGGGAAGGTTGTGTAAGCAGAATTGGTTTCTGCATATAGTTGATAGGGACATTCAGTGCCATGATGCACACAGTCCATTTTTTTTGACATTACAATCAGAGTACACCCTATAAGTGGA
It includes:
- the LOC127297030 gene encoding E3 ubiquitin-protein ligase Os03g0188200, coding for MDRGQIALLLLPLLLLSAAQPSLAQQSNNGTSSHRSRTAGGFTPTTAIILVVLIAALCLLTVFSLYINRCARAHPLPRRPSRRAAPDQSVGDIAAAAGVRADQCRPNGLDREVVEAFPTAVYGDVKARMATTKSGPLECAVCLAEFADADELRVLPACCHVFHPDCIDPWLAGAVTCPLCRADLTEPAAAGSADLTLTGRQEMAVQEEEPQEADEESSVVSFTAESLSSFSTVWRHEFTGAEYNHYRRTQSAMDAPDRHTLRLPEHVMKELAAVRRHRRAASLAAEYPDTVDQRTPGWLTSFLRSMSWQRQRRADSDAGEEQSGGGGNKRIYPVTGAPSGSGSGGDEKKDSSDVDALNRV
- the LOC127297029 gene encoding protein DETOXIFICATION 27; this encodes MADRDAASRRGADDEERRAGLLNGDAKKADWQVLSAAAAAAGEEDDESDNSKFGRRVWAESKKLWAIVAPAIFSRVVTFSMNVITQAFAGHIGDLELAAISIANTVVVGFNFGLMLGMASALETLCGQAFGAKKYHMMGVYMQRSWIVLFGCAVLLLPMYLYAEDVLLLTGQSPELSAMAGKVSVWFIPLHFSFAFMFPLQRFLQCQMKNFINAAVSGIALCVHLFVSWLFITKLGYGLVGIALTLNFSWWATGAMLFAYVACGGCPETWHGFSFEALADIWDFVKLSTASGVMLCLENWYYRILVLLTGNLKNAAIAVDALSICMTINGWEMMIPLAFFAGTGVRVANELGAGNGKGARFATIVATLTSLVIGLFFWVLVMGLHDKFALIFTSSAVVLDAVNNLAILLAFTILLNSIQPVLSGVAVGSGWQSMVAYVNIGSYYIIGLPLGILLGWFFNLGVLGIWAGMIGGTAVQTLILAIITIRCDWEKEALVASTRMDKWSEVR